The following are from one region of the Endozoicomonas sp. 4G genome:
- the ppc gene encoding phosphoenolpyruvate carboxylase → MTDSKTNLRRNVNLLGTLLGQTIKEHHGEAFFNRIESIRQLSKAARAGSEDDREVLLDQLKNLSDDDLVPVTRAFSHFLNLANLAEQYDSIAVSHNEAFCVPDHFDELMARLRQQGFSQEQIADSVASLDMELVLTAHPTEVSRRTLIQKHESMFECLSKLESSRLSFRERARLEERLRQLIAQAWHTYEFRMKRPTPVDEAKGGFATIEHSLWNAVPDFVRAMDERLREHTDIGLPLDAVPVRFSSWMGGDRDGNPFVTAEVTREVLLLSRWMAADLYLRDLKPLIGELSMTECNEEITQKVGECREPYRVVLRQLRERLRETRRWCEYSLVDRPRSSEVLLEHKDLIEPLELCYRSLHDVGLGVIADGPLLDMIRRAHSFGLTLIRLDIRQEASRHTQAISELTRALGIGDYQSWDEQEKQTFLLKELQNPRPMIPASWQPSEEVAEVIATCRVIAREGQQALGAYVISMAYTPSDVLSVALLLKECGVDFAMPIAPLFETLDALDGASECIRALLSLPWYRGYCHGGQMVMIGYSDSAKDAGWMAAAWAQYRAMEEVTEVCGENNVELTLFHGRGGTIGRGGGPARAAILSQPPGSVKGNLRVTEQGEMIRFKFGFPDVAINSLMLYASATLEATLLPPPAPEQSWRDMMDQLAADSLQTYRNMVRDEPDFVPYFRAVTPEQELAKLPLGSRPAKRKPNGGVESLRAIPWIFAWTQIRLMLPTWLGCGVALRNALESGHRETLEAMISQWPFFQARLEMLEMVFMKTDANLAEYYEDRLVPTGLQYLGGRLREQLETSVRALLELKGGEELMSNHPQNKQAIALRNPYTDPLNVLQAELLYRVRHSEEGEDCENLEQALMITIAGIAAGMRNTG, encoded by the coding sequence ATGACGGACAGCAAGACGAATTTGCGTCGGAACGTGAACCTGCTGGGGACACTGTTGGGCCAAACGATAAAAGAGCATCATGGCGAGGCTTTTTTCAATCGGATTGAAAGCATCCGTCAACTTTCCAAGGCGGCAAGAGCGGGCAGTGAAGATGATCGGGAAGTGTTACTGGATCAATTAAAAAACCTTTCCGATGACGATCTGGTTCCCGTTACCCGGGCATTCAGCCACTTTCTCAATCTGGCTAACCTGGCTGAGCAATACGACAGCATTGCCGTCAGCCACAACGAAGCTTTTTGTGTCCCGGATCACTTTGATGAGCTGATGGCCAGGCTGAGGCAACAGGGTTTCAGCCAAGAGCAAATCGCAGACAGCGTGGCCAGTCTTGATATGGAACTGGTGTTGACTGCTCACCCCACTGAAGTTTCCCGCAGAACCCTGATCCAGAAACATGAATCAATGTTTGAGTGCCTCAGCAAGCTGGAAAGCAGTCGTCTTAGTTTCAGAGAGCGGGCTCGTCTTGAAGAGCGTCTTCGTCAGTTGATTGCCCAGGCCTGGCACACCTATGAGTTCAGGATGAAGCGGCCAACGCCGGTGGATGAGGCCAAGGGTGGGTTTGCCACCATCGAGCACTCGCTGTGGAATGCGGTGCCTGACTTTGTTCGTGCCATGGATGAGCGGCTCAGGGAGCATACCGACATAGGTCTGCCTCTGGATGCTGTGCCGGTCCGTTTTTCTTCCTGGATGGGAGGAGACCGTGACGGCAACCCGTTTGTTACTGCCGAGGTGACCCGGGAGGTGCTGTTATTGAGCCGCTGGATGGCAGCGGATTTGTATCTCAGGGATCTGAAGCCCCTGATTGGTGAACTCTCCATGACGGAGTGCAACGAAGAGATCACCCAAAAGGTGGGGGAGTGCCGAGAGCCTTACCGGGTGGTTCTCAGGCAACTCAGGGAACGTCTCAGGGAGACCCGACGCTGGTGCGAATATTCACTGGTCGACAGACCCCGGTCTTCAGAAGTGCTGCTGGAACATAAAGACCTGATTGAGCCCCTGGAGCTTTGCTATCGCTCCCTGCACGACGTCGGTCTGGGCGTCATTGCCGATGGCCCGCTACTGGACATGATCCGTCGTGCTCACAGTTTTGGTCTCACCCTGATACGTCTGGATATTCGTCAGGAAGCGAGCAGACATACTCAGGCGATCAGTGAATTGACCAGGGCCCTGGGAATTGGCGATTACCAGAGTTGGGATGAACAGGAAAAACAGACCTTTCTGCTGAAAGAACTGCAAAACCCCAGACCCATGATTCCAGCCAGTTGGCAGCCTTCCGAAGAAGTAGCTGAAGTCATTGCCACCTGTCGTGTGATTGCCCGGGAAGGTCAGCAGGCATTAGGCGCTTATGTTATTTCCATGGCCTATACGCCGTCCGATGTCTTGTCGGTGGCACTGTTGCTTAAAGAGTGCGGTGTTGATTTTGCCATGCCCATTGCTCCCCTGTTTGAAACCCTTGATGCCCTGGACGGTGCCAGTGAGTGTATTCGCGCTCTACTGTCGTTGCCCTGGTATCGTGGTTATTGTCATGGCGGTCAGATGGTGATGATTGGTTATTCCGATTCTGCCAAAGATGCTGGCTGGATGGCGGCAGCCTGGGCTCAGTATCGGGCCATGGAAGAGGTGACCGAAGTCTGCGGTGAAAACAATGTCGAGCTGACCCTGTTCCATGGTCGTGGCGGAACCATTGGTCGTGGCGGTGGCCCTGCCCGTGCGGCGATTCTCTCCCAGCCCCCCGGTTCTGTGAAGGGTAATCTGCGCGTCACTGAACAGGGAGAAATGATCCGCTTCAAGTTTGGTTTCCCCGATGTGGCGATTAACAGCCTGATGCTTTATGCCAGCGCCACTCTGGAAGCAACCTTGTTGCCGCCACCTGCGCCAGAGCAAAGCTGGCGGGATATGATGGATCAGCTGGCCGCAGATTCCCTGCAAACGTACCGTAATATGGTTCGGGATGAGCCTGATTTTGTTCCTTACTTTCGTGCTGTGACGCCGGAACAGGAGCTGGCCAAGCTGCCGCTGGGCTCCCGACCGGCAAAGCGTAAGCCGAACGGTGGTGTGGAAAGTCTGCGGGCCATTCCATGGATATTCGCCTGGACCCAGATTCGTCTTATGCTGCCCACCTGGCTTGGGTGCGGAGTTGCCCTGAGGAATGCCCTTGAAAGCGGTCATAGGGAAACTCTGGAAGCGATGATCAGTCAGTGGCCCTTCTTCCAGGCACGACTGGAAATGCTGGAGATGGTCTTTATGAAAACGGATGCCAACCTGGCTGAATACTACGAAGACCGGCTGGTACCCACCGGGTTGCAGTATTTGGGGGGGCGTCTGCGCGAGCAACTGGAGACTTCAGTTCGGGCACTGCTGGAGCTGAAAGGCGGGGAAGAGTTGATGTCTAACCATCCTCAAAACAAGCAGGCCATCGCTTTGCGTAATCCTTATACCGACCCTCTGAACGTACTTCAGGCAGAGTTACTTTACCGGGTACGACATTCAGAAGAGGGAGAGGATTGTGAAAACCTGGAGCAGGCCCTGATGATCACCATTGCCGGCATTGCCGCAGGAATGCGTAATACGGGTTGA
- the tatB gene encoding Sec-independent protein translocase protein TatB: MFDIGFTELLLIAVIALVVLGPERLPGAIRTTAYWISKIKRSFQSAKDELEKELDVEGIKRQIHNEQVMKELEKTRSQVTESIKEPLETLNKPIDLGEGLGEGLGEGLGEGPGDKDSGDKAPDDTKGKAQNKTEEEKDKSA; encoded by the coding sequence GTGTTCGATATCGGTTTCACAGAGCTGCTTCTTATCGCTGTGATCGCTCTGGTCGTGCTGGGACCTGAGAGGCTGCCGGGTGCGATTCGAACCACGGCCTACTGGATCAGTAAGATAAAACGCAGCTTTCAGTCTGCCAAGGACGAGCTGGAGAAAGAGCTGGATGTCGAAGGCATCAAACGACAGATTCATAACGAACAGGTGATGAAAGAGCTGGAAAAAACCCGCTCCCAGGTGACTGAGTCGATCAAGGAGCCATTAGAGACCTTAAATAAGCCCATTGATCTTGGTGAGGGTCTTGGTGAGGGTCTTGGTGAGGGTCTTGGTGAGGGTCCTGGTGATAAAGATTCTGGCGACAAAGCTCCTGATGACACCAAAGGCAAAGCACAAAACAAAACTGAAGAGGAAAAAGATAAGAGCGCATGA
- the hisI gene encoding phosphoribosyl-AMP cyclohydrolase: MSWLDEVRWNSDGLVAATAQDVQTGRILMQAWMNREALALTAGEQQAVYWSRSRGKLWRKGESSGHVQKLHELRLDCDGDSVLLVVEQLGGIACHTGRESCFYRKLTEDGQWLTTDEVLKSPDAIYGEDMSGSSDNG, from the coding sequence ATGAGTTGGTTGGATGAGGTTCGCTGGAACAGTGATGGTCTGGTGGCAGCGACAGCCCAGGATGTCCAAACCGGCAGGATACTGATGCAGGCCTGGATGAACCGGGAAGCCCTGGCTCTGACCGCTGGCGAACAACAGGCCGTTTACTGGTCGCGCTCCCGTGGCAAACTCTGGCGTAAAGGTGAGTCATCCGGCCATGTGCAGAAACTGCATGAACTGAGGCTGGATTGTGATGGCGACTCGGTTCTGCTGGTGGTGGAACAATTAGGTGGAATAGCCTGTCATACAGGTCGGGAATCCTGTTTTTATCGTAAGTTGACCGAAGACGGGCAATGGTTAACTACGGATGAAGTCCTGAAAAGCCCTGATGCTATCTACGGTGAAGACATGAGCGGAAGCAGCGATAATGGATAA
- a CDS encoding phosphoribosyl-ATP diphosphatase: MDNILEKLEAVLEERRQASPDSSYVASLHDAGMDKILKKVGEESAEVLIAAKAADLGGSLDDVVYETADLWFHSLVMLSHLGLSHKQVLKELERRFGLSGIEEKASRSLTENSARSEDGRKLRIKIRFCEENS; the protein is encoded by the coding sequence ATGGATAACATCTTAGAGAAGCTGGAAGCTGTGCTGGAAGAGCGCCGTCAGGCCAGTCCCGACAGCTCTTATGTCGCCAGTCTGCACGATGCCGGGATGGATAAGATCCTGAAAAAAGTCGGCGAAGAGTCGGCAGAAGTGCTGATTGCAGCGAAAGCAGCGGATTTGGGTGGCAGTCTTGATGATGTGGTTTATGAAACGGCAGACCTCTGGTTTCACTCGCTGGTCATGCTGTCCCATCTGGGGCTGAGCCACAAACAGGTTCTTAAAGAGCTGGAGCGACGCTTTGGTTTGTCGGGCATCGAAGAAAAGGCCTCTAGGAGCCTGACCGAGAATAGCGCCCGTAGCGAGGACGGCAGAAAATTGAGGATAAAAATTCGGTTTTGTGAGGAGAATAGCTAG
- a CDS encoding beta-ketoacyl-ACP synthase III yields MAVAAIITGTGLYTPTSSISNDELVASYNDWAQKENDQHQQAIAAGEREPLPLSSSAFIEKASGIKSRYVMDREGVLDPGRMVPYLPERDNEEISVQCEMALHAARDALSQARVRPEEVDLVIVACSNLQRAYPAVAVEVQYYLGASGYAYDMNVACSSATFGIKAATDAILAGNAQRVLVISPEITSGHLNFRDRDSHFIFGDAATAVVVEADSVARNERGFEILGTKAWTQFSNHIRNNFGFLNRTDESGIGQPDKLFVQNGRKVFKEVCPKVAEIIAGHLDELRLTSGELSRLWLHQANLSMNQLISRKVLGREATSEEAPVILDEYANTSSAGSIIAFHKHSIDLEAGSCGVICSFGAGYSIGSVVVRKR; encoded by the coding sequence ATGGCTGTCGCTGCAATTATTACAGGAACGGGGTTGTATACCCCGACCAGTTCCATCAGCAATGATGAGCTGGTCGCGAGCTATAACGACTGGGCTCAAAAAGAAAATGACCAGCACCAGCAGGCTATTGCTGCTGGTGAAAGGGAGCCTCTGCCATTGAGCAGCAGTGCCTTTATTGAAAAAGCATCGGGCATTAAAAGCCGCTACGTTATGGACCGGGAAGGTGTTCTTGACCCTGGTCGTATGGTGCCCTACCTGCCCGAGCGAGATAACGAAGAAATTTCCGTTCAGTGTGAAATGGCGTTGCATGCCGCCAGAGATGCCCTTTCCCAGGCCCGGGTAAGGCCAGAAGAGGTGGATCTGGTGATTGTCGCCTGTTCTAACCTGCAAAGGGCGTATCCTGCCGTTGCTGTTGAAGTGCAATATTACCTGGGGGCATCGGGTTACGCTTACGATATGAATGTTGCCTGTTCTTCTGCAACCTTTGGTATCAAAGCGGCGACGGACGCCATTCTTGCCGGTAACGCGCAAAGGGTACTGGTGATCAGTCCCGAGATCACGTCGGGTCATCTGAATTTCCGGGATCGTGACAGTCACTTTATTTTCGGAGATGCCGCTACTGCTGTAGTGGTTGAAGCCGACAGTGTTGCCAGAAACGAGCGGGGCTTTGAAATTCTGGGTACCAAAGCCTGGACTCAGTTTTCCAACCATATCCGTAATAATTTTGGATTTCTGAATCGCACGGATGAGTCCGGCATCGGACAACCGGATAAACTGTTTGTGCAGAATGGCCGCAAGGTGTTCAAGGAAGTCTGTCCGAAAGTAGCAGAGATCATTGCCGGTCATCTGGATGAGTTGAGGCTGACCTCTGGAGAACTCTCTCGTCTGTGGCTGCATCAGGCAAACCTGAGCATGAACCAGCTGATTTCACGGAAAGTACTGGGCCGTGAAGCAACCTCTGAAGAAGCACCGGTTATTCTGGATGAGTACGCCAATACCAGTTCTGCCGGATCAATCATTGCCTTCCATAAGCACTCGATTGACCTTGAGGCAGGTAGCTGTGGTGTGATCTGTTCTTTCGGAGCGGGTTATTCCATTGGCAGTGTTGTCGTCAGAAAGCGTTGA
- the tatC gene encoding twin-arginine translocase subunit TatC has product MSEDEADGEQSLVQHLVELRRRLLRGFAAVLLVFLGLFYFANDIYRFVSEPLRAHLPEGGTMIATEVASPFLAPFKLTLFVAFFLAIPYLLHQIWAFIAPGLYKSEKRVAIPMLVASVLLFYLGMVFAYYVVFPIIFSFFTTVGPESVTVMTDINRYLEFILKMFFAFGMAFEIPVATVMLVWSGISTVESLSKKRPYIVIGCFVIGMLLTPPDVVSQSLLAIPMWLLFEVGIVFSRLTQRSAPD; this is encoded by the coding sequence ATGAGCGAAGATGAAGCCGACGGGGAACAGTCTCTGGTTCAGCATCTTGTTGAACTGAGGCGTCGTCTGCTTCGTGGTTTTGCGGCTGTGCTGCTGGTATTTCTGGGTCTCTTCTATTTTGCCAATGATATTTATCGGTTTGTTTCCGAGCCCCTGAGGGCGCACCTGCCCGAAGGGGGCACTATGATTGCCACCGAGGTGGCATCCCCCTTTCTGGCGCCCTTTAAGCTGACTCTGTTTGTGGCTTTTTTTCTGGCAATTCCCTACCTTCTGCATCAGATTTGGGCGTTTATTGCGCCGGGTCTGTATAAAAGTGAGAAACGGGTGGCTATTCCCATGCTGGTGGCCAGTGTTCTGCTTTTTTATCTGGGGATGGTGTTTGCCTATTACGTTGTCTTCCCGATTATCTTCTCTTTCTTTACTACCGTCGGGCCGGAATCGGTGACGGTGATGACGGATATCAATCGCTACCTCGAATTTATACTGAAAATGTTCTTTGCCTTCGGTATGGCTTTTGAAATTCCAGTCGCAACGGTAATGCTGGTTTGGAGCGGTATCTCAACCGTAGAAAGTTTGTCGAAAAAACGCCCTTATATAGTGATTGGCTGTTTCGTTATAGGCATGTTGCTGACTCCCCCCGACGTTGTTTCCCAGTCCCTTCTGGCCATTCCGATGTGGTTGCTGTTTGAAGTGGGTATCGTTTTCTCCCGACTCACTCAACGCTCAGCGCCAGATTAA
- a CDS encoding 16S rRNA (uracil(1498)-N(3))-methyltransferase, translating to MLSDMNLLLLTPTDFISENRVSLTGRPLQHVLNVHRSQTGDRIRVGMLNGEMGEGIIVSLTDQAMELEVCLNQKSPEPLPLTVLLALPRPKMLKRIFQHLSSIGVKKIILMNSYRVEKSFWQSPWLSAEKVREQLILGLEQARDTLLPEVILEKRFKPFVEDRLPAMMDGKRCLVAHPVGGVPCPHQVDDEVVLAIGPEGGFIPYEVEKLEQAGFERVHLGPRILRVETAVTAITSKLYD from the coding sequence ATGCTTTCCGATATGAACCTGCTGTTATTGACTCCCACCGATTTTATTTCTGAAAACCGCGTCAGCTTGACAGGCAGACCCCTGCAGCACGTTCTTAACGTTCATCGCTCTCAAACCGGTGATCGCATCAGGGTCGGAATGCTCAACGGAGAAATGGGTGAAGGCATCATTGTTTCTCTCACGGATCAGGCTATGGAGCTGGAGGTATGCCTGAATCAAAAGTCTCCTGAGCCTCTGCCCCTGACGGTTCTGCTGGCACTTCCCAGGCCGAAAATGCTAAAGAGGATTTTTCAGCACTTGTCGTCTATTGGGGTTAAGAAAATCATTCTTATGAACAGCTACCGGGTAGAGAAAAGCTTTTGGCAATCGCCCTGGCTATCGGCAGAAAAAGTCCGTGAGCAGCTTATTCTGGGGTTGGAACAGGCAAGGGATACGCTGCTACCGGAAGTCATCCTTGAAAAACGTTTCAAGCCTTTTGTTGAGGATCGTTTACCGGCCATGATGGACGGCAAACGTTGCTTGGTAGCGCACCCGGTAGGCGGGGTTCCATGCCCTCATCAGGTGGATGATGAAGTGGTTCTGGCTATTGGCCCCGAAGGTGGTTTTATTCCTTACGAAGTGGAGAAACTGGAACAGGCAGGGTTCGAACGGGTTCACCTGGGCCCAAGAATTCTTCGGGTGGAAACGGCTGTTACCGCTATTACCAGTAAGTTGTATGACTGA
- the ubiE gene encoding bifunctional demethylmenaquinone methyltransferase/2-methoxy-6-polyprenyl-1,4-benzoquinol methylase UbiE: protein MTEKVRDQDKTHFGYKDVKPDDKERLVAGVFHSVAGSYDVMNDLMSMGVHRLWKRFTIELSAVRKGHQVLDIAGGTGDLTKQFSRLVGDTGRVVLADINESMLRVGRDRLIDQGIVGNVEYVQANAECLPFPENTFDCITIAFGLRNVTDKDEALRSMCRVLKPGGRLLVLEFSKTSNPLLTKAYDVYSFYLLPAIGKLVAGDSESYRYLAESIRKHPDQETLKAMMKEAGFVNTTYHNMTGGIVALHKGIKP from the coding sequence ATGACTGAGAAGGTAAGAGACCAGGATAAGACGCACTTTGGTTACAAAGATGTCAAACCTGATGATAAAGAGAGACTGGTGGCGGGTGTTTTTCACTCAGTGGCTGGCAGCTACGATGTGATGAATGACCTGATGTCCATGGGCGTTCACCGGCTCTGGAAGCGTTTTACCATAGAGCTTTCGGCAGTGCGCAAAGGTCATCAGGTGCTGGATATTGCCGGTGGTACCGGTGACCTCACCAAACAGTTTTCCCGTCTGGTAGGCGATACCGGTCGGGTTGTGCTGGCTGATATCAATGAATCCATGCTCAGGGTTGGTCGTGATCGTTTGATTGATCAGGGCATTGTCGGGAATGTTGAGTACGTTCAGGCCAACGCCGAGTGCCTGCCTTTCCCGGAGAACACCTTCGACTGCATAACCATCGCCTTTGGCCTGCGAAATGTGACTGACAAGGACGAAGCCCTGCGCTCCATGTGCCGGGTTCTTAAGCCTGGCGGTCGTTTGCTGGTTCTGGAGTTCTCAAAGACCAGTAATCCTCTGCTGACCAAAGCCTATGACGTTTATTCCTTCTATCTGTTGCCGGCCATAGGCAAGCTGGTGGCGGGTGATTCAGAGAGTTATCGCTACCTGGCTGAGAGTATTCGCAAGCATCCGGACCAGGAAACCCTGAAAGCCATGATGAAAGAGGCCGGTTTCGTGAATACCACTTATCACAACATGACCGGAGGCATTGTTGCCCTGCACAAAGGCATCAAACCCTGA
- the tatA gene encoding Sec-independent protein translocase subunit TatA, which produces MGFGGISIWQLLIILLIVVMLFGTKKLKGLGGDLGGAVKGFKKAISSDEEQKPQQSSSHQEKETEETQRKS; this is translated from the coding sequence ATGGGATTTGGTGGAATCAGTATCTGGCAGTTGCTCATCATCCTGCTGATTGTAGTGATGCTGTTTGGTACTAAGAAACTGAAAGGCCTGGGGGGGGATCTGGGCGGTGCCGTCAAAGGATTCAAGAAAGCGATCTCCTCTGACGAAGAACAGAAGCCTCAGCAGTCCAGCAGTCATCAGGAAAAAGAGACTGAAGAAACTCAGCGTAAATCCTGA
- a CDS encoding DUF406 family protein, which produces MNETDPYECTNCNTVEVGTLIRDDDTWVTLEIRGDEAISAQDKFSEIEERALSVGSGNCKIKSETCQENGITVIKAMLDFDCAAEKLIFEMSLR; this is translated from the coding sequence ATGAACGAAACAGACCCCTATGAATGCACCAACTGCAACACCGTAGAAGTCGGCACCCTGATCCGCGACGATGATACCTGGGTGACTCTGGAGATTCGTGGCGACGAGGCCATTTCCGCCCAGGACAAGTTCAGCGAAATTGAAGAACGCGCTCTGTCTGTAGGATCAGGCAACTGCAAGATAAAATCGGAAACCTGCCAGGAAAACGGTATCACCGTGATTAAGGCGATGCTGGACTTTGACTGCGCCGCCGAGAAGCTGATCTTTGAAATGTCCCTGCGATAA
- the ubiB gene encoding ubiquinone biosynthesis regulatory protein kinase UbiB: protein MLQFTRLIKIVGAIARYRLDDLIKIDRLPFPARVLMRLLPWRYFIKNNDPRAIRLRKGLESLGPIFIKFGQILSTRRDLLPEDVSDELARLQDQVAPFPATEAVAIIEQSLHAPVSELFDRFDHEPMASASIAQVHSARLHSGEEVVIKVIRPGIEKVIRKDIRLMYVFGRLLVALLKEARRLRPIEVVRDYEKTILDELDLLREAANASLLRRHFIDSPLLFVPQVYWDYCKPSVMVMERIYGVPVADIKTLKARGTDMKKLAERGVEIFFTQVFRDRFFHADMHPGNIFVDISDPSEPKYIGIDCGIVGTLEPEDQYYLACNLLAFFKRDYRRVAQLHVDSGWVPSDTVVGELEAAIRTVCEPVFERPLKDISFGYLLVRLFQVARRFEMEVQPQLVLLEKTLLNVEGLGRQLYPDLDLWNTAQPYLEKWMKDQVSPCGIGRSVKDNLSGWLLSAPNMARNTLHSVKQISEHQQKLMAMHKREDQQSGKMKWLGGLLVAVAAAALVFPEWSAQVPWQGVFIGGLGVWLLAR, encoded by the coding sequence GTGCTGCAGTTTACCCGTTTAATAAAAATTGTCGGGGCTATTGCCCGCTACAGACTGGATGATCTGATCAAGATCGACCGCCTGCCCTTTCCCGCCAGAGTGCTGATGCGACTCCTTCCCTGGCGATACTTCATCAAGAACAATGACCCCAGGGCCATCCGACTGAGAAAAGGGCTGGAATCCCTGGGACCGATCTTTATCAAGTTCGGCCAGATTCTGTCTACCCGCCGCGATCTGCTGCCTGAAGACGTCAGTGATGAATTGGCTCGACTGCAGGATCAGGTGGCGCCTTTTCCTGCGACGGAGGCCGTTGCCATCATTGAACAAAGCCTCCATGCCCCGGTTTCAGAACTGTTTGACCGCTTCGATCACGAGCCTATGGCGTCTGCTTCCATAGCTCAGGTGCACTCCGCCCGACTGCACAGTGGAGAGGAGGTGGTGATTAAAGTGATACGGCCTGGTATTGAGAAGGTGATCCGCAAGGATATCCGGCTTATGTACGTCTTTGGTCGTTTGTTAGTCGCCCTTTTAAAAGAGGCCAGAAGGCTCAGGCCGATAGAAGTGGTCAGGGATTACGAGAAAACGATTCTTGATGAGCTGGACCTGCTGCGGGAAGCGGCCAATGCTTCCCTGTTACGCAGGCACTTTATCGATTCTCCATTGCTGTTTGTGCCTCAGGTTTACTGGGATTACTGCAAGCCTTCGGTGATGGTGATGGAGCGCATTTACGGTGTGCCTGTGGCGGATATAAAAACCCTGAAGGCCAGGGGCACCGATATGAAAAAGCTGGCGGAAAGGGGTGTTGAGATCTTCTTTACCCAGGTTTTCCGGGATCGGTTTTTCCATGCCGACATGCATCCGGGTAATATTTTTGTCGATATTTCTGACCCTTCCGAGCCCAAATACATCGGCATCGACTGTGGTATCGTCGGCACTCTGGAACCGGAAGATCAGTATTACCTGGCCTGCAACCTGCTGGCCTTTTTCAAGCGGGATTATCGTAGGGTCGCCCAACTGCATGTGGATTCCGGCTGGGTTCCTTCCGATACCGTAGTCGGAGAACTTGAGGCGGCTATCCGTACCGTGTGTGAGCCTGTATTTGAACGACCATTGAAAGATATTTCGTTTGGGTATCTGTTGGTCAGGTTGTTCCAGGTGGCACGGAGGTTTGAAATGGAAGTTCAGCCTCAGCTGGTTCTGCTGGAAAAAACGTTGCTCAATGTCGAAGGGCTGGGGCGACAGCTGTACCCGGATCTGGATCTTTGGAATACTGCACAGCCTTATCTTGAGAAGTGGATGAAGGATCAGGTCAGTCCCTGTGGCATCGGTCGCTCAGTGAAGGACAACCTTTCCGGCTGGCTGCTGAGTGCGCCCAATATGGCCAGAAATACGTTGCACAGTGTCAAACAGATTTCAGAGCATCAGCAAAAGCTGATGGCGATGCATAAACGGGAAGACCAGCAATCCGGCAAGATGAAGTGGTTGGGTGGGCTATTGGTTGCCGTAGCCGCGGCTGCTCTGGTGTTCCCTGAATGGTCAGCACAGGTCCCATGGCAGGGGGTGTTTATTGGCGGGCTCGGAGTCTGGCTCCTGGCTCGATAG
- a CDS encoding SCP2 sterol-binding domain-containing protein has product MMKTAFLAFLETRVNQLLKLDPVTAEALKSLDGSVVHFICLQPDFNGYVFLDSLGVRCAGWHEGIVDVTLRGPLSSFIMLASNRESSWAAVSGLEVSGDQNILGALEATHRKMELDWESLICEQMGPVAGHSLAEGLRLLTSTFAGLGATLSGHGAAYLQEELELVPSEPEIDTFSREVTALNEAVEDLSRRLNQQAS; this is encoded by the coding sequence ATGATGAAGACGGCATTTCTGGCGTTTCTGGAGACCCGGGTCAATCAGCTGCTAAAGCTGGATCCTGTCACAGCCGAGGCTCTGAAGTCCCTGGACGGCAGCGTTGTTCATTTCATTTGTCTTCAACCTGATTTTAATGGCTACGTTTTTCTCGACTCTTTAGGGGTTCGTTGTGCGGGCTGGCATGAAGGTATTGTGGATGTCACCCTGCGGGGGCCATTGAGCAGTTTTATCATGCTTGCCAGCAATCGGGAATCTTCCTGGGCTGCCGTCAGTGGCTTAGAAGTCTCGGGAGACCAGAATATTCTGGGAGCGCTGGAAGCCACTCATCGAAAGATGGAGCTTGACTGGGAAAGCCTGATCTGTGAGCAGATGGGCCCGGTAGCCGGGCATTCACTGGCTGAAGGACTGCGCTTGCTAACCTCGACCTTCGCAGGTTTAGGAGCCACGCTTTCTGGCCACGGAGCAGCTTACCTTCAGGAAGAGCTGGAGCTGGTTCCTTCTGAGCCGGAAATCGACACTTTCAGTCGAGAGGTGACCGCCCTGAATGAAGCTGTTGAAGACTTGAGCAGACGTTTGAACCAACAAGCGAGTTGA